A single Dehalococcoidales bacterium DNA region contains:
- a CDS encoding TetR/AcrR family transcriptional regulator, giving the protein MTTTASRIRTFSTNKPLVRQRRREIARAAVKVFAKKGYSRAGMRDIARTCGVTTGTLYYYVGSKRDILNLVAELSLVTHSDRFGELVNLVTELPPLEAIRQAIKVYLEHVNENQDLYIFLDHLPATLSRKEREPLLEAASVHSDYFSTLLERGIQDGEFGRVDCRFVAGVLVREANGWAHSRWVLRKRYTLEDYTDRLTELIMIALRNGAPEV; this is encoded by the coding sequence ATGACCACTACAGCTAGTAGAATACGCACTTTCAGCACCAACAAACCCCTTGTCCGCCAGAGGCGGAGAGAAATAGCGCGCGCCGCGGTCAAGGTGTTCGCTAAGAAGGGCTATAGCCGCGCCGGCATGCGCGATATCGCCCGGACTTGCGGGGTTACCACGGGCACGCTCTATTACTACGTTGGTTCGAAGAGAGACATCCTCAACCTGGTTGCTGAGTTGAGCTTAGTTACACATAGCGACCGCTTTGGGGAGTTGGTTAATCTGGTCACCGAGCTTCCGCCGCTAGAGGCCATCCGGCAGGCAATCAAGGTGTACCTGGAGCACGTCAATGAGAACCAGGACCTGTATATCTTCCTGGACCACCTGCCGGCAACACTGAGCCGGAAGGAGCGGGAGCCACTGCTTGAGGCCGCTTCGGTTCACTCGGACTATTTCAGCACACTACTGGAGCGGGGTATCCAGGATGGTGAGTTTGGTCGGGTCGACTGCCGGTTCGTCGCCGGGGTGCTTGTTCGCGAGGCCAACGGCTGGGCTCATTCCCGGTGGGTCCTAAGAAAGCGGTACACACTGGAAGATTACACGGACAGGCTTACCGAACTGATCATGATAGCCCTTCGGAATGGCGCTCCGGAGGTGTGA